Below is a window of Campylobacter concisus DNA.
TGGAATATATGTGCAGGAGTATTGGGAGATATGGGAGGATTTGTAGGAGGGGTTGGACTAGGTTATGCAGGATTTAAAGCAAGAGCATATCAATCAATGTTTTTATCAGCTCAGCTTGGTCAAGACGGAGCCCTAGAAGCATTAGCTGATTTATTTGAATACTCTACCTATTTAGTAGGTCTAAACAAAAATTTACAAATGGCAGAAGAATTTAGAAAACTAGCTAAAAATCCCCCACTAGATGAATATGGCATGATACCTTATCTAGATGAGATAGTAGGAAGCTACTTCGTGATGGATTTTAATAGGGGCGGGGTTGTTAACAATCCAGACGGCTCAATCCATAGACATTTAAGAAAATTAGTAGAAGATGAAGGTAAATTATTAGACCCTAGAGACCTTGACGCAAACGAGACTACAAGGGAAGAATTTGTAAAATACTCAAAAAAAGTATTAGAAGATTATAAGGAAAAGTTTGACGAAGTTGGCTATCCAAACACATGGGACGATCGCGATTTAAGTCTCTACATCGACTCCACCCTACTGGAAGCTAAAATAATGTCTCTAACCCCACCAGAGGGATATCCTAATGCACCATACTATAACACACCAGAAGAGCTAACAAGACTATATGAGGCTGGTAAATTAGATAAAAAGCTAAACCCTTTAACACCAGCGATGTATAGAGATAGCTTCCCTGAAGATCTTAGGCAAAAAATATTAAGCTATGCTAAAGAGCATAATATAAAGGATTAGATTTAAAATCAAGCAATAGATTATGGTTTATAGAAGAAAGCATGTATCCATATAAACCATACATCTAAAATATCTAATAGCACACCATTTCTACTTTTGCTTTTAATACACTAGCATTTATATTTGTAGCATATGTTCCAAGTAAAATTTTATACTGCTTCTCATGCCCTACTATTTGAGCTATGATATTTGGCTCTACTTCTTGTTGGACAAGCGTATCTATAAAATAGTGCCTAAACGAGTAAAAAGTCTTTTGTTTGTCGCTACTTATTAGCTTTCGTTGTATTTGCGATCTAAAAATTTCTGAAAAGTCTTTATTGCTTACTTTGAAGATGCTTTTATTTGCACTAGCTCTTTGTTTTACAAACTCCATTAGTCCAAGCTCTATTAGCTTGCTATGCACTGGCACGAGCCTTATGGAATTTATATTTTTGGTGCTCTTGCCATCATCTCTATTTATACTAAAGCAAAGCACATTATTGTGCTGCACTATGTCACGTGCTCTTAGCTGAACTATCTCATTTATCCTCATGCCACTATATGCTGCTATCATGGTTATATAGTATAGATCATTTGCGCTTATGCGATTGCTTGGTGACTTGTTGGTCTCTTTAAAATTTTGGACTATTTTAAAGATAGCATTAGCCTCTTCCTTGCTATAAGGTAGCACCTTGCGCTCCATTGGGTTTATCTCCACTTTTACGTTTAGGTCATTTATGATGCTCTTACTTATGTAGTCGCTGTTATAACAATACTTAAAGAACTGCACTACTCTTATCATATATTTTTGTATGGTTACTTGTGATAGTTTGGCATCATTTTTGCCTATGCGTATTATCTGCTCTAGGCTTTTGTCTTTATATTTGGCTTTTTGGTTTAGCTTGGTTGGTATGAGGGCTAAAGTATTTCTAAATTTAAGTAGATCATCTCGTGATATGGTTGTGATGTCCTTGTTCGGATGAAAAAATTTAAATAATATATTGCCTACAATATTTACCAGATCCATAGTGCTACTTGACCACTTTTGACTCACGCTAGTATTAGCTGTAAAATTTTCAAATGCTGTTTTTAGTGTGATGATCTCTCTACTCTCTACCTTTCTTTGACTAGGAGAACATGGCACTATCTCGTATTCTTGGACTGCCTCATCATTTAAGCTGCCCACAGCAAAGCTACTATCT
It encodes the following:
- a CDS encoding thioredoxin reductase, which gives rise to MKKIIFIIIAILVAATSALFINKGKTMDKSNIYTVIAPNEKEVWLDKNTNLIVAKPDSKIDAKSRIANKEASKLVLEARSILDSSPYKNYKPLYYNPKPNSLGQTDYLSFKPWLDISYKPSSNKIAPWTKTEKAYYESLKDKRDRYIYLVKRSNLKCTMMDIPDDAIGRVDSNGELTKPEYAEIYDEVNSHKGTLKSELFAAEWNICAGVLGDMGGFVGGVGLGYAGFKARAYQSMFLSAQLGQDGALEALADLFEYSTYLVGLNKNLQMAEEFRKLAKNPPLDEYGMIPYLDEIVGSYFVMDFNRGGVVNNPDGSIHRHLRKLVEDEGKLLDPRDLDANETTREEFVKYSKKVLEDYKEKFDEVGYPNTWDDRDLSLYIDSTLLEAKIMSLTPPEGYPNAPYYNTPEELTRLYEAGKLDKKLNPLTPAMYRDSFPEDLRQKILSYAKEHNIKD
- a CDS encoding site-specific integrase; this encodes MVHLKNRNGIYYYRSVIAPNARKVLKCSRELSFSLGTCSILKARKSARIYDRYIYLITKAVDMKLNQGIIDSLVDSFMQAKVDNSIKEHSLYDKKIDIDFADALNKHFKEALKDNTFPDLLNKSNETLNSMAKILSNSLDKAIDQDDKASIAQTLLEKHILSLNYLISKLDKSANLVSKRLKFLSKQDESYKFEPTGIDSFQDNINALDEANGLPLKKEDIKSLAKNFSHAIMATAEQQYGLNTPFKLVKTKGDERSAEQILSANSHLIGKRIKVGDSSFAVGSLNDEAVQEYEIVPCSPSQRKVESREIITLKTAFENFTANTSVSQKWSSSTMDLVNIVGNILFKFFHPNKDITTISRDDLLKFRNTLALIPTKLNQKAKYKDKSLEQIIRIGKNDAKLSQVTIQKYMIRVVQFFKYCYNSDYISKSIINDLNVKVEINPMERKVLPYSKEEANAIFKIVQNFKETNKSPSNRISANDLYYITMIAAYSGMRINEIVQLRARDIVQHNNVLCFSINRDDGKSTKNINSIRLVPVHSKLIELGLMEFVKQRASANKSIFKVSNKDFSEIFRSQIQRKLISSDKQKTFYSFRHYFIDTLVQQEVEPNIIAQIVGHEKQYKILLGTYATNINASVLKAKVEMVCY